AGGTCATATATCTTCCAACCTGACCGTAAAAGGCCCTTTTGACAAACCTGAAATTAAAGGTACTGTTGCCTTTGATAAAGCTACGATGACCATCAATTACCTCAAAACAACTTACACTATTTCAGATGAGGTAACAGTGAACAATAGCATTATTGCAATCAAAGATCTTAAACTACTGGATACAGACAATGATGAAGCCATCGCGAATGGCACGGTGGACCTTAATGATCTCAACAATCCAACTCTGGATGTTAATGTGAATGCCAACCATTTTATGGCCTTAAATACTACCGAAAAAGACAATTCCTTATATTTTGGGCAGGCGTATGCCACAGGCTCTTTTAAATTTAAAGGTCCTACCAATAAAATGTTTATAGATATAGATGCTAAAACTGAAAAGGGAACCGTTTTTAACTTACCACTAAACAGTTCTGAAACCGTATCCAGTAAGGACTTTATTACCTTTGTAAGTAAAGACACCACAAACTTTGTAAAGAAACAAACAAGTTTCGACGGACTTACCATGAGTCTGAAACTATCAGTTGATGCCAGTAGTACAGCAAATATCTTTACAACTTTGGGCAAACTAAGTGGTAAAGGGTATTCCAGAAACCTGGCACTAAACATCAACAGCCTGGGCGATTTTGAAATGTCGGGCGACTATATTATAGAGAGCGGAAGTTTTGATTTTACCGCTCAGGAAGTGATCAACAAGAAATTCAGCATTCGCCAGGGCGGCACCATCAGGTGGACAGGCAACCCTTCTGCCGCTCAGATCAATTTGAAAGCCATCTATGCGCTTAGGGCGAGTACGGCCGATTTATATACAGCAGCTAACCGCGAAGGAGCTAATGCCAATGAAAGGGTCTTAACGGAAGTAGAAATGGGACTTAGCGGCTTGCTGCTCAAACCAGATATCAAGCTGGATATTTTCTTCCCTTCTAACCCCGCCATTAAGGAGGAAATGCAATCCTATTTTAATGACGACAATAACAGAAACCTACAGGCCCTCAGTCTGATCATCAGGCGGAGCTTTGCTCCGGGATCTGGAAAAGAAGACCTGGGAAAACAATTGTCTTCAGGGGTAGCCAGCACTGCAACAGAGCTGCTGTTTAATCAATTCAACAATGTACTTTCCTCATTAAACCTGGATTTTGTAGACATTAACATCCGTTCATTGAGTGAGGCAAATGCGTCTTTCCGCTTTTTCAAGGACAGGATCATCCTAAATGCCGGTATCGTTGACAAAAACAGCAGAAGTGACCTTTCTCCAATTGGATTCTCAAGAGACAATGTAGGAAGTGAGGTTGAGGTATTGGCCTTAATTAAAAAGGATGGTACCCTGGTAGGCAAACTGGCTAATAAGCCACCTACACAACAGAGCATTTTTAATACTGGCCTGCAAAATACCAATGTAACCTCTTTGGGCCTGATCTATACGCAACAATTTGACAGTTTCAGAGAGTTCATACAAAAAATTTCGGGCAAACTTCGCAACGAGGAAAAAAAGAAGCTGGAGGAGAAAAAAAAGAAAGCAGAGGATGATAAAAAATCCTCTGCTGTCCAAACAAATCCTGCTAACAAGGAAGGAATTATAAATGATCAGAAAAAACCTAAAAGGAAATAATCCTCTAACCTTTCATGATCTGATGTCCCATTTTATCACGTTTTGTTTTCAGGTAATGCTCATTGTGTACATTACTTTCGATTTCTATCGCAATATTTTCTACAATTTCCAAACCATAGCCAATTAAACCAGCCCTTTTGGTAGGATTGTTAGACATTAGTCTCATTTTAGTTACACCTTGCGCCCTCAATATCTGGGCACCTACACCATAATCACGTTCATCGCCTTTAAAACCTAACTTAATATTGGCCTCAACGGTGTCAAACCCAGCATCCTGCAAGTTATAAGAACGCAGCTTATTGATCAGTCCGATCCCTCTGCCTTCCTGGTTCATATAGACAACAACCCCTTTCCCCTCTTTGTCAATCATTTCCATCGCTTTATGGAGCTGAGGTCCGCAATCGCAACGACAAGAGCCAAAAATATCACCCGTTACACAGGAACTATGTACCCTTGCCAAAACAGGTTCATCTTCAAGCCATTCACCTTTACTGATGGCAAGATGAGTCGCATTATTATCCAGTTGCGTATATGCCGTCATTTTAAAATCCCCCCATTGAGTAGGCAAATTTACAGTCACCTCCTCTTTAATCAGGCTTTCTTTACTCAATCTGTAGGCAATAAGGTCTTTGATTGAAATAATTCTAAGTTGATGTCTTTCGGCAATCTTGATCAGATCAGGAAGCCTGGCCATTTCACCGTCTTCTTTTAATATCTCCACCAGGACACCAGCTTCTTCCATGCCAGCCAGCCGGGCCAGATCCACAGTAGCCTCTGTATGGCCTGCCCTTCTTAATACCCCTCCATCCTTCGCTCTCAATGGGAAAATATGTCCGGGTCTGCCTAATTCTGAAGGATCTATGTTAGGATCGATTAGCGCCCGGATTGTTTTCGATCTGTCTGAAGCCGAAATTCCCGTAGTACAACCGTGCCCCAGCAAATCTACAGATACTGTGAAGTTCGTTTCATAGGCTGCAGTGTTCTTCCCAACCATAGATTCCAATCCCAGCTCATCACACCTTTGCTCCGTTAAAGGCGCACAGATTAAACCACGGCCATATGTTGCCATAAAATTGATCACCTCCGGGGTAACATTGGCAGCTGCCGTCAGAAAATCTCCTTCATTCTCCCTATCTTCATCATCAACAACGATAATAACTTTTCCCGCTTTTATATCAGCAATAGCATCTTCTATTGCATCCAGTTTAATTTCCATTTTATAAGTATATCCATCACAAGGCCCAATAAAATGCCTGAGATTCAATTAAAATTATATTGCAAAGTTACAACCTTCAAAGACAAATAACAGCTTAAAATATCATAAATAAGTAATGAAACAGTTTGATATTCCCTATAAAAGCTATGCCTTTTGTGCCGTTTTTTTTGATGAAAATCTTTTGAAAAAATTAACAAGCAGGCTTTTGAAGTAATTCACATCAAACAAGGCTGAATCTACTGTAGCCTTATAGGTAAGAAATGCGCCCAAAGGGGACAGAATGATAATAGCAAGCCACATTCCGAAAAAAGGAGTTAAAGAACCCTGCGTAGCGGATTTCTCAGAAACAGTTGCTATGATATGATAGATCAGAAAAAATACAATAGCCATTACAACAGGTAATCCCAGTCCGCCTTTTCTGATAATGGCACCTAAAGGAGCCCCAATAAAAAACAACAGTAAACATGATGCGGCCAAAGTGAATTTTTTCTGATACTCTATCTGAACTTTTATGATATTTTTAACACGGTCGGCATGTTCAGCCAACCGCCCTGATGTAGCTTGCTGAATTGAATTCGCCTGGTCCAGTGCACTTTGTATAACTGCCAATTTCTGATTCTTAGGAATAGTATTTAAGATCTCGCCTCCGATTTTTTTTGCCGGGGTATTGATTTTAGTATAGCCTTTGGTGTAACTGTTCTGTTTATAGTAACCACTCAGGTTCAAAGCGGCTGATTTATTTACCACTGCAAGTTCTTTCTTCAGGGAATCCTCTTTTTTTGTAAGGCCTTTCAAGTTAAGCATCTGAGTATTTCCCCTAAATCCTTCTTCATCCGTCCTGTTCATCTTAAAACTCGAAATGTCAAATTTTTGATCTGTTTCCTTAAATCGCATTCTGGTTAGTTCCTGCCTTGGATTATAAGCGGCATTCTTACCACTCGACTCCTCATACCTGACTCCATCATGTAAAGTAAGTAGCAGATAATCATCATTTTTAGACATCTTGCCGCTCTTCGCTATAATGATCTTTGCTATACCATTGTTACTGGTATGATCGTATATCATTACATTATGCAAAGAAATCCCATCGGCTCCTTTCTTATCTACTCTAATGGAATATCCCGGTATGCTGTTGTTAAATACCCCCTCTTTAATCAGGAAAGAAAGTTTTTTATTTCGTATGTCCCACAACAAAGAACCAAATTTCAAATTGGCCTTTGGCAGCATGTAATCGGAAAAAATAAAGGAGCTAATGGCTAGAAAAACGATCAATACCAATAATGGCCGCATTGCTTTTTGCAACGATACGCCGGCAGATTTTATGGCTACCAGTTCGTAGTTCTCTCCAAGTGTTCCAAAAGTCATAATAGAAGACAGCAAAATGGAGAGCGGCAGGGCCATAGACACATTGGCCGCCGAAGCATAATACATGAGCTCGAGAATAACGTACCACTCAAAGCCCTTTCCGATCAGGTCGTCAATGTATTTGAACAAAAACAGCATCAACAGGATAAACATCACTATAAAAAAAGTGACGAAGAAAGGCTTTATAAATGCTTTGACAAGTAGTAAATGTATCTTTTTCAATTTACAAAGGTAGGCAAAGCCAATGAAAAATTAAGCACCTAATACGCTGTGGAGATAGTTGATCTGGTTATCCCATATCTGTCTGCGTTCTGCAAGTGTATCGTCAGTAGCAAAATCCGTAATTGAAAGCGCTACATCATTGGTCAATTCATCCTGAACAATTTCCATTTCAAAATAGCAGTGCGGCTCATCGTCTATCCATTTGAACTTTACCAGTTTATTCTCCTTAACGCTTAACAACTTGGCTTTCTGCACCTCATCGTCCCATGTAAAAGTATACACCTGATCACGGAAAATTACATCATCAGCAAACCACTGCGACAAGCCATTAGGTTCACTGATAAAGCTAAATAAAATACGCGGAGACGATCTCAATTCATATTCTAAAGTAAATTTTTTCTTTTCTGACATCGCTAAGCACTTATATTCTGAATTTTTTAGACAATTTTTAACATTTGTTTCTAAAGAAAAGTAATTTATTCTATATTTGCAACTCTTTAGAAAAAAGACCGCCCGGCGGGGTAGCTCAGATGGTTAGAGCGCAGGATTCATAACCCTGAGGTCGGCAGTTCGATCCTGCTCCCCGCTACACTGAAAAGCCCATCCTTTGGATGGGCTTTCTTATTCTTGCTACTTTTTAGATGGATAGTTCTCGGCCAGCTTTAAGGCCTCATAGGCGTTTACAATTCCACCGCTAACACACAACTCTTTGAAACTTACACGCTCACTTTCTCCTCTTTCGTTTTCTTTCCTGACTTTCTGCTCTACTTTCAAAACAGACTTCATGATGATTTCCCTTACTTGATGAGGTTTTAGTTGCGGATAATAACTCAGTATCAATGCGGCAAGTCCCGAAACAACCGGTGCAGCCATACTTGTACCATCAAATTCCTCATATTTCGAACCCGGGACAGTTGAATTGATCATAAAACCAGGTGCAAAAACGTCAACAGTATATTTGCCGTAGTTAGAAAAAGAAGCTTTTAAGCTCGCA
The sequence above is a segment of the Pedobacter africanus genome. Coding sequences within it:
- a CDS encoding bifunctional 3,4-dihydroxy-2-butanone-4-phosphate synthase/GTP cyclohydrolase II; its protein translation is MEIKLDAIEDAIADIKAGKVIIVVDDEDRENEGDFLTAAANVTPEVINFMATYGRGLICAPLTEQRCDELGLESMVGKNTAAYETNFTVSVDLLGHGCTTGISASDRSKTIRALIDPNIDPSELGRPGHIFPLRAKDGGVLRRAGHTEATVDLARLAGMEEAGVLVEILKEDGEMARLPDLIKIAERHQLRIISIKDLIAYRLSKESLIKEEVTVNLPTQWGDFKMTAYTQLDNNATHLAISKGEWLEDEPVLARVHSSCVTGDIFGSCRCDCGPQLHKAMEMIDKEGKGVVVYMNQEGRGIGLINKLRSYNLQDAGFDTVEANIKLGFKGDERDYGVGAQILRAQGVTKMRLMSNNPTKRAGLIGYGLEIVENIAIEIESNVHNEHYLKTKRDKMGHQIMKG
- a CDS encoding LptF/LptG family permease, with the translated sequence MKKIHLLLVKAFIKPFFVTFFIVMFILLMLFLFKYIDDLIGKGFEWYVILELMYYASAANVSMALPLSILLSSIMTFGTLGENYELVAIKSAGVSLQKAMRPLLVLIVFLAISSFIFSDYMLPKANLKFGSLLWDIRNKKLSFLIKEGVFNNSIPGYSIRVDKKGADGISLHNVMIYDHTSNNGIAKIIIAKSGKMSKNDDYLLLTLHDGVRYEESSGKNAAYNPRQELTRMRFKETDQKFDISSFKMNRTDEEGFRGNTQMLNLKGLTKKEDSLKKELAVVNKSAALNLSGYYKQNSYTKGYTKINTPAKKIGGEILNTIPKNQKLAVIQSALDQANSIQQATSGRLAEHADRVKNIIKVQIEYQKKFTLAASCLLLFFIGAPLGAIIRKGGLGLPVVMAIVFFLIYHIIATVSEKSATQGSLTPFFGMWLAIIILSPLGAFLTYKATVDSALFDVNYFKSLLVNFFKRFSSKKTAQKA
- a CDS encoding START-like domain-containing protein, which produces MSEKKKFTLEYELRSSPRILFSFISEPNGLSQWFADDVIFRDQVYTFTWDDEVQKAKLLSVKENKLVKFKWIDDEPHCYFEMEIVQDELTNDVALSITDFATDDTLAERRQIWDNQINYLHSVLGA